One segment of Thermosynechococcus sp. HN-54 DNA contains the following:
- the lipA gene encoding lipoyl synthase, with protein MTVSQPLPPWLRKPLGKASEISTVQRLVRQYGIHTICEEGRCPNRGECYAQKTATFLLLGATCTRACAFCQVEKGHAPAAVDPEEPAKIAAAVATLGLRYVVLTSVARDDLADQGAGQFVATMHAIRQRCPHTEIEVLTPDFRMDRGRLSQRDCIAQIVAAQPACYNHNLETVRRLQGPVRRGATYESSLRVLATVKELNPHLPTKSGLMLGLGETEAEVIQTLKDLRAVGCDRLTLGQYLPPSLHHLPVVKYWTPQEFENLGHIARELGFSHVQSGPLVRSSYHAADTAPTPEA; from the coding sequence ATGACCGTCTCCCAACCCCTGCCGCCGTGGCTGCGCAAACCCCTTGGCAAAGCCAGTGAGATCTCCACCGTGCAACGACTGGTGCGCCAGTATGGGATTCACACCATTTGCGAAGAGGGACGCTGTCCCAATCGCGGTGAATGCTATGCCCAAAAAACCGCCACCTTTTTGCTCTTGGGCGCCACCTGTACCCGTGCCTGTGCCTTTTGCCAAGTGGAGAAAGGCCATGCTCCTGCTGCGGTTGATCCAGAGGAACCCGCAAAAATCGCGGCTGCTGTGGCTACCTTGGGATTGCGCTATGTGGTTTTAACCTCTGTGGCTCGCGATGACTTGGCGGATCAGGGGGCAGGTCAATTTGTGGCTACGATGCACGCCATTCGCCAACGCTGCCCCCACACGGAAATCGAAGTCCTCACCCCCGACTTTCGCATGGATCGGGGACGCTTGAGCCAACGGGACTGCATTGCCCAAATTGTGGCAGCACAGCCTGCCTGCTACAACCACAACCTCGAAACCGTACGCCGCCTACAAGGTCCGGTGCGCCGTGGCGCCACCTATGAGAGTTCACTGCGCGTATTGGCCACTGTGAAGGAACTGAATCCCCACCTTCCCACCAAGTCGGGCTTGATGTTAGGTTTGGGAGAAACCGAGGCAGAGGTGATTCAAACCCTAAAAGATTTACGAGCCGTGGGGTGCGATCGCCTGACTTTGGGACAATATCTGCCCCCCTCTTTGCATCACTTGCCGGTGGTCAAGTATTGGACGCCCCAAGAATTTGAGAACTTGGGTCACATTGCCCGCGAACTCGGCTTTTCCCACGTGCAATCCGGGCCGCTGGTGCGTAGCTCCTATCATGCAGCAGACACCGCGCCAACCCCAGAAGCGTGA